One window of the Dromaius novaehollandiae isolate bDroNov1 chromosome 25, bDroNov1.hap1, whole genome shotgun sequence genome contains the following:
- the FGF22 gene encoding fibroblast growth factor 22 isoform X4 gives MAPSLRLLSHPSSPRGRSRHPRPRRVRAQEPGGVPAQAVLPCARRHHGDPVGTRRRRGHPSGAHRLLPGHEPAGEALRLEGVQPQLRVRGAHRGERLQQLRVAALAPPGPPHVPLARQPGQAPARARDAAPAPLHPLPPPARRLSPAPGQPALGVETERTEVEANALDPACSHAGTWHCWDAALPHPAEQSRHGAARAARSPLRQLPSSRLRLQQPNRAGVVLPTASLQGPGRGEAQRREGTETAGPGRAGRLRLSCVQALAEIKATFTLQKGERVWELRLLGLARVATGPFSTIAASSDSPGVAVAATGIGPGPGPGHPRPNLPPGSTGVAFPAAQSREQGEGRGSPGFAGRGWVEAHA, from the exons ATGGCTCCGTCCCTCCGTCTGCTCTCGCATCCCTCGTCTCCCCGCGGCCGCTCTCGGCACCCCCGGCCTCGCCGCGTTAGGGCGCAGGAGCCTGGCGGGGTCCCGGCTCAGGCGGTGCTCCCCTGTGCCCGCAGGCATCATGGAGATCCGGTCGGTACGCGTCGGCGTCGTGGCCATCCGAGCGGTGCACACCGGCTTCTACCTGGCCATGAACCGGCGGGGGAGGCTCTACGGCTCG aAGGAGTTCAGCCCCAACTGCGCGTTCGAGGAGCGCATCGAGGAGAACGGCTACAACAGCTACGCGTCGCTGCGctggcgccgccggggccgccccatGTTCCTCTCGCTCGACAGCCGGGGCAGGCCCCGGCGAGGGCGCGCGACGCGGCGCCAGCACCTCTCCACCCACTTCCTCCCCCTGCTCGTCGCCTGAGCCCGGCTCCCGGCCAGCCAGCCCTCGG gGTGGAGACCGAGAGGACAGAGGTCGAGGCGAACGCGCTGGACCCAGCCTGCAGCCACGCGGGGACCTGGCATTGCTGGGACGCAGCTCTCCCGCATCCCGCGGAGCAGAGCCGGCACGGAGCAGCCCGGGCAGCGCGCTCGCCCCTACGCCAGCTGCCATCGTCTCGCCTTCGCCTGCAGCAGCCCAACCGCGCGGGTGTCGTGCTGCCAACAGCATCACTGCAAGGGCCGGGACGGGGCGAAGCCCAGAGGCGGGAAGGGACAGAGACGGCGGGGCCGGGACGTGCTGGAAGGCTGCGTTTGTCTTGTGTCCAAGCACTTGCGGAAATTAAAGCCACGTTCACGCTGCAGAAGGGGGAGCGAGTCTGGGAGCTGCGCTTGCTTGGGCTGGCCCGGGTGGCCACCGGCCCTTTCTCAACGATTGCAGCGTCGAGCGACTCGCCTGGGGTTGCTGTTGCAGCCACCGgcatcggccccggccccggccccggccaccCCCGCCCAAACCTACCCCCGGGAAGCACCGGGGTGGCCTTTCCCGCGGCACAAAGCAGGGAGCAGGGCGAAGGCAGGGGAAGCCCCGGCTTCGCTGGACGTGGCTGGGTGGAAGCACACGCGTGA
- the FSTL3 gene encoding follistatin-related protein 3 isoform X2 has protein sequence MILKTGVTWEDCCANGNVDVAWSNYTYPGNKISLLGFLGLVTCHPCKESCEGVVCGPDKVCKMKQGRPQCACAPDCSSLPHKLQVCGSDGYTYRDECDLLTAKCRDHPDLEVMYQGKCKKSCSSVVCPGTHTCVVDQTGSAHCVTCRTAPCPEPAGLDRALCGNNNVTYPSACHLRRATCHLGRSIGVRHYGSCSAAAKFSVETDSAKENYV, from the exons ATGATCCTGAAGACGGGCGTCACGTGGGAGGACTGCTGCGCCAACGGCAACGTGGACGTGGCCTGGTCTAACTACACCTACCCGGGCAACAAGATCAGCCTGCTGGGCTTCCTGGGGCTGGTGACCTGCCACCCCTGCAAAG AGAGCTGCGAGGGGGTGGTGTGCGGCCCCGACAAGGTGTGCAAGATGAAGCAGGGGCGCCCGCAGTGCGCCTGCGCCCCGGACTGCTCCAGCCTGCCCCACAAGCTGCAGGTGTGCGGCTCGGACGGCTACACCTACCGCGACGAGTGCGACCTGCTGACGGCCAAGTGCAGAGACCACCCCGACCTCGAGGTCATGTACCAGGGCAAATGCAAAA AGTCCTGCTCCAGCGTGGTGTGCCCCGGCACCCACACCTGCGTGGTGGACCAGACGGGCAGCGCGCACTGCGTGACGTGCCGGACGGCGCCCTGCCCCGAGCCCGCCGGCCTCGACCGTGCCCTCTGCGGCAACAACAACGTCACCTACCCCTCCGCCTGCCACCTGCGGCGGGCCACGTGCCACCTGGGCCGCTCCATCGGGGTCCGGCACTACGGGAGCTGCTCCG CCGCGGCCAAGTTCTCCGTGGAGACAGACAGCGCCAAGGAGAACTACGTGTGA
- the FGF22 gene encoding fibroblast growth factor 22 isoform X2 produces the protein MAPSLRLLSHPSSPRGRSRHPRPRRVRAQEPGGVPAQAVLPCARRHHGDPVGTRRRRGHPSGAHRLLPGHEPAGEALRLGVQPQLRVRGAHRGERLQQLRVAALAPPGPPHVPLARQPGQAPARARDAAPAPLHPLPPPARRLSPAPGQPALGPRGQRSRRTRWTQPAATRGPGIAGTQLSRIPRSRAGTEQPGQRARPYASCHRLAFACSSPTARVSCCQQHHCKGRDGAKPRGGKGQRRRGRDVLEGCVCLVSKHLRKLKPRSRCRRGSESGSCACLGWPGWPPALSQRLQRRATRLGLLLQPPASAPAPAPATPAQTYPREAPGWPFPRHKAGSRAKAGEAPASLDVAGWKHTRDRAVRRQRCSCPGVEASRAGALPAASAVGPRASRPRGTPLLLRWVMPDPSHLAQDTKRSRGSRT, from the exons ATGGCTCCGTCCCTCCGTCTGCTCTCGCATCCCTCGTCTCCCCGCGGCCGCTCTCGGCACCCCCGGCCTCGCCGCGTTAGGGCGCAGGAGCCTGGCGGGGTCCCGGCTCAGGCGGTGCTCCCCTGTGCCCGCAGGCATCATGGAGATCCGGTCGGTACGCGTCGGCGTCGTGGCCATCCGAGCGGTGCACACCGGCTTCTACCTGGCCATGAACCGGCGGGGGAGGCTCTACGGCTCG GAGTTCAGCCCCAACTGCGCGTTCGAGGAGCGCATCGAGGAGAACGGCTACAACAGCTACGCGTCGCTGCGctggcgccgccggggccgccccatGTTCCTCTCGCTCGACAGCCGGGGCAGGCCCCGGCGAGGGCGCGCGACGCGGCGCCAGCACCTCTCCACCCACTTCCTCCCCCTGCTCGTCGCCTGAGCCCGGCTCCCGGCCAGCCAGCCCTCGG ACCGAGAGGACAGAGGTCGAGGCGAACGCGCTGGACCCAGCCTGCAGCCACGCGGGGACCTGGCATTGCTGGGACGCAGCTCTCCCGCATCCCGCGGAGCAGAGCCGGCACGGAGCAGCCCGGGCAGCGCGCTCGCCCCTACGCCAGCTGCCATCGTCTCGCCTTCGCCTGCAGCAGCCCAACCGCGCGGGTGTCGTGCTGCCAACAGCATCACTGCAAGGGCCGGGACGGGGCGAAGCCCAGAGGCGGGAAGGGACAGAGACGGCGGGGCCGGGACGTGCTGGAAGGCTGCGTTTGTCTTGTGTCCAAGCACTTGCGGAAATTAAAGCCACGTTCACGCTGCAGAAGGGGGAGCGAGTCTGGGAGCTGCGCTTGCTTGGGCTGGCCCGGGTGGCCACCGGCCCTTTCTCAACGATTGCAGCGTCGAGCGACTCGCCTGGGGTTGCTGTTGCAGCCACCGgcatcggccccggccccggccccggccaccCCCGCCCAAACCTACCCCCGGGAAGCACCGGGGTGGCCTTTCCCGCGGCACAAAGCAGGGAGCAGGGCGAAGGCAGGGGAAGCCCCGGCTTCGCTGGACGTGGCTGGGTGGAAGCACACGCGTGACCGTGCCGTACGGCGGCAGCGGTGCAGCTGCCCCGGGGTGGAGGCTTCCCGCGCGGGCGCCCTGCCGGCTGCGAGCGCAGTGGGGCCCAGGGCCAGCCGCCCACGCGGGACACCGCTCCTGCTCAGGTGGGTGATGCCCGATCCAAGCCATTTGGCTCAGGACACGAAACGCAGCAGGGGAAGCCGAACCTGA
- the RNF126 gene encoding E3 ubiquitin-protein ligase RNF126 translates to MAEASPQPGRFFCHCCSAEIAPRLPDYICPRCESGFIEELPEEPRNTDNETSSSTSTSAQSRHPFENVDQHLFTLPQGYGQFAFGIFDDSFEFPFGSNVQSEDNRDSENRREREHQSRHRYGARQPRARLATRRAAGRHEGVPTLEGIIQQLVNGIIAPTTIPNLGLGPWGVLHSNPMDYAWGANGLDAIITQLLNQFENTGPPPADKEKIQALPTIQITQEHVDSGLECPVCKEDYTVDENVRQLPCNHLFHNSCIVPWLEQHDTCPVCRKSLSGQNTATNPPGLTGMNFSSSSSSSSSSSPSNENSSNNS, encoded by the exons aTGGCGGAGGCTTCCCCGCAGCCGGGACGGTTCTTCTGTCACTGCTGCTCGGCCGAGATCGCCCCGCGCCTGCCC GACTATATTTGCCCAAGGTGTGAATCTGGTTTTATTGAAGAACTTCCTGAAGAGCCAAG GAACACTGACAATGAGACCAGCTCCTCCACATCAACCAGCGCTCAGAGCAGGCATCCTTTCGAG AACGTGGATCAGCACTTATTCACCTTGCCACAAGGCTATGGCCAATTTGCCTTCGGGATTTTCGATGACAGCTTTGAGTTTCCTTTCGGGTCCAATGTGCAATCAGAAGACAACAGGGACTCCGAGAACCGGAGGGAGCGAGAGCATCAGTCTCGGCATAGATATGGTGCAAGGCAGCCTCGAGCTCGTCTCGCCACACGGCGTGCCGCTGGCAGGCACGAGGGAGTTCCCACACTAGAAGG AATCATCCAGCAGCTGGTCAATGGAATAATTGCACCTACAACAATACCAAACCTAGGACTAGGTCCTTG GGGAGTCTTGCATTCAAATCCAATGGACTATGCCTGGGGTGCAAACGGCTTGGATGCAATTATTACACAG TTATTAAATCAGTTTGAAAACACTGGACCACCGCCAGCAGACAAAGAAAAGATTCAGGCCCTCCCCACCATACAGATCACACAGGAACACGTAG ATTCTGGGTTAGAGTGTCCTGTATGTAAAGAAGACTACACAGTTGATGAAAATGTCCGACAGTTACCTTGCAATCATCTATTCCATAACAGCTGCATAGTCCCTTGGCTGGAACAG CATGACACATGTCCTGTGTGCCGGAAAAGCTTAAGCGGACAAAACACTGCCACAAACCCCCCAGGACTGACAGGGATgaatttctcttcctcctcctcctcctcttcctccagctcaCCAAGTAACGAAAACTCATCGAACAACTCATGA
- the FSTL3 gene encoding follistatin-related protein 3 isoform X1 — MPLRLALCLLALCTPAAAAHGGICWLQQGKEAKCTMILKTGVTWEDCCANGNVDVAWSNYTYPGNKISLLGFLGLVTCHPCKESCEGVVCGPDKVCKMKQGRPQCACAPDCSSLPHKLQVCGSDGYTYRDECDLLTAKCRDHPDLEVMYQGKCKKSCSSVVCPGTHTCVVDQTGSAHCVTCRTAPCPEPAGLDRALCGNNNVTYPSACHLRRATCHLGRSIGVRHYGSCSAAAKFSVETDSAKENYV; from the exons ATGCCGCTGCGGCTGGCGCTCTGCCTGCTCGCCCTCtgcacccccgccgccgccgcgcacg gTGGGAtctgctggctgcagcagggcaaggaGGCCAAATGCACCATGATCCTGAAGACGGGCGTCACGTGGGAGGACTGCTGCGCCAACGGCAACGTGGACGTGGCCTGGTCTAACTACACCTACCCGGGCAACAAGATCAGCCTGCTGGGCTTCCTGGGGCTGGTGACCTGCCACCCCTGCAAAG AGAGCTGCGAGGGGGTGGTGTGCGGCCCCGACAAGGTGTGCAAGATGAAGCAGGGGCGCCCGCAGTGCGCCTGCGCCCCGGACTGCTCCAGCCTGCCCCACAAGCTGCAGGTGTGCGGCTCGGACGGCTACACCTACCGCGACGAGTGCGACCTGCTGACGGCCAAGTGCAGAGACCACCCCGACCTCGAGGTCATGTACCAGGGCAAATGCAAAA AGTCCTGCTCCAGCGTGGTGTGCCCCGGCACCCACACCTGCGTGGTGGACCAGACGGGCAGCGCGCACTGCGTGACGTGCCGGACGGCGCCCTGCCCCGAGCCCGCCGGCCTCGACCGTGCCCTCTGCGGCAACAACAACGTCACCTACCCCTCCGCCTGCCACCTGCGGCGGGCCACGTGCCACCTGGGCCGCTCCATCGGGGTCCGGCACTACGGGAGCTGCTCCG CCGCGGCCAAGTTCTCCGTGGAGACAGACAGCGCCAAGGAGAACTACGTGTGA
- the FGF22 gene encoding fibroblast growth factor 22 isoform X6: MRRGGPAALAACLAGALAVLAGPGLGPGSVAWGGRRPPRSYSHLEGDVRWRRLFSATRFFLCIDGGGGVEGTRWRERPGSIMEIRSVRVGVVAIRAVHTGFYLAMNRRGRLYGSKEFSPNCAFEERIEENGYNSYASLRWRRRGRPMFLSLDSRGRPRRGRATRRQHLSTHFLPLLVA; encoded by the exons atgaggcgcggcggccccgccgccctggcCGCCTGCCTCGCCGGGGCGCTCGCCGTGCTGGCGGGACCGGGGCTGGGACCGGGCAGCGTCGCCtggggcggccggcggcccccgcggagcTACAGTCACCTGGAAGGCGACGTGCGCTGGCGGCGGCTCTTCTCCGCCACCCGCTTCTTCCTGTGCatcgacggcggcggcggcgtggagGGGACGCGCTGGAGGGAGCGGCCGGGCA GCATCATGGAGATCCGGTCGGTACGCGTCGGCGTCGTGGCCATCCGAGCGGTGCACACCGGCTTCTACCTGGCCATGAACCGGCGGGGGAGGCTCTACGGCTCG aAGGAGTTCAGCCCCAACTGCGCGTTCGAGGAGCGCATCGAGGAGAACGGCTACAACAGCTACGCGTCGCTGCGctggcgccgccggggccgccccatGTTCCTCTCGCTCGACAGCCGGGGCAGGCCCCGGCGAGGGCGCGCGACGCGGCGCCAGCACCTCTCCACCCACTTCCTCCCCCTGCTCGTCGCCTGA
- the FGF22 gene encoding fibroblast growth factor 22 isoform X1: MAPSLRLLSHPSSPRGRSRHPRPRRVRAQEPGGVPAQAVLPCARRHHGDPVGTRRRRGHPSGAHRLLPGHEPAGEALRLEGVQPQLRVRGAHRGERLQQLRVAALAPPGPPHVPLARQPGQAPARARDAAPAPLHPLPPPARRLSPAPGQPALGPRGQRSRRTRWTQPAATRGPGIAGTQLSRIPRSRAGTEQPGQRARPYASCHRLAFACSSPTARVSCCQQHHCKGRDGAKPRGGKGQRRRGRDVLEGCVCLVSKHLRKLKPRSRCRRGSESGSCACLGWPGWPPALSQRLQRRATRLGLLLQPPASAPAPAPATPAQTYPREAPGWPFPRHKAGSRAKAGEAPASLDVAGWKHTRDRAVRRQRCSCPGVEASRAGALPAASAVGPRASRPRGTPLLLRWVMPDPSHLAQDTKRSRGSRT; this comes from the exons ATGGCTCCGTCCCTCCGTCTGCTCTCGCATCCCTCGTCTCCCCGCGGCCGCTCTCGGCACCCCCGGCCTCGCCGCGTTAGGGCGCAGGAGCCTGGCGGGGTCCCGGCTCAGGCGGTGCTCCCCTGTGCCCGCAGGCATCATGGAGATCCGGTCGGTACGCGTCGGCGTCGTGGCCATCCGAGCGGTGCACACCGGCTTCTACCTGGCCATGAACCGGCGGGGGAGGCTCTACGGCTCG aAGGAGTTCAGCCCCAACTGCGCGTTCGAGGAGCGCATCGAGGAGAACGGCTACAACAGCTACGCGTCGCTGCGctggcgccgccggggccgccccatGTTCCTCTCGCTCGACAGCCGGGGCAGGCCCCGGCGAGGGCGCGCGACGCGGCGCCAGCACCTCTCCACCCACTTCCTCCCCCTGCTCGTCGCCTGAGCCCGGCTCCCGGCCAGCCAGCCCTCGG ACCGAGAGGACAGAGGTCGAGGCGAACGCGCTGGACCCAGCCTGCAGCCACGCGGGGACCTGGCATTGCTGGGACGCAGCTCTCCCGCATCCCGCGGAGCAGAGCCGGCACGGAGCAGCCCGGGCAGCGCGCTCGCCCCTACGCCAGCTGCCATCGTCTCGCCTTCGCCTGCAGCAGCCCAACCGCGCGGGTGTCGTGCTGCCAACAGCATCACTGCAAGGGCCGGGACGGGGCGAAGCCCAGAGGCGGGAAGGGACAGAGACGGCGGGGCCGGGACGTGCTGGAAGGCTGCGTTTGTCTTGTGTCCAAGCACTTGCGGAAATTAAAGCCACGTTCACGCTGCAGAAGGGGGAGCGAGTCTGGGAGCTGCGCTTGCTTGGGCTGGCCCGGGTGGCCACCGGCCCTTTCTCAACGATTGCAGCGTCGAGCGACTCGCCTGGGGTTGCTGTTGCAGCCACCGgcatcggccccggccccggccccggccaccCCCGCCCAAACCTACCCCCGGGAAGCACCGGGGTGGCCTTTCCCGCGGCACAAAGCAGGGAGCAGGGCGAAGGCAGGGGAAGCCCCGGCTTCGCTGGACGTGGCTGGGTGGAAGCACACGCGTGACCGTGCCGTACGGCGGCAGCGGTGCAGCTGCCCCGGGGTGGAGGCTTCCCGCGCGGGCGCCCTGCCGGCTGCGAGCGCAGTGGGGCCCAGGGCCAGCCGCCCACGCGGGACACCGCTCCTGCTCAGGTGGGTGATGCCCGATCCAAGCCATTTGGCTCAGGACACGAAACGCAGCAGGGGAAGCCGAACCTGA
- the FGF22 gene encoding fibroblast growth factor 22 isoform X7 produces the protein MRRGGPAALAACLAGALAVLAGPGLGPGSVAWGGRRPPRSYSHLEGDVRWRRLFSATRFFLCIDGGGGVEGTRWRERPGSIMEIRSVRVGVVAIRAVHTGFYLAMNRRGRLYGSEFSPNCAFEERIEENGYNSYASLRWRRRGRPMFLSLDSRGRPRRGRATRRQHLSTHFLPLLVA, from the exons atgaggcgcggcggccccgccgccctggcCGCCTGCCTCGCCGGGGCGCTCGCCGTGCTGGCGGGACCGGGGCTGGGACCGGGCAGCGTCGCCtggggcggccggcggcccccgcggagcTACAGTCACCTGGAAGGCGACGTGCGCTGGCGGCGGCTCTTCTCCGCCACCCGCTTCTTCCTGTGCatcgacggcggcggcggcgtggagGGGACGCGCTGGAGGGAGCGGCCGGGCA GCATCATGGAGATCCGGTCGGTACGCGTCGGCGTCGTGGCCATCCGAGCGGTGCACACCGGCTTCTACCTGGCCATGAACCGGCGGGGGAGGCTCTACGGCTCG GAGTTCAGCCCCAACTGCGCGTTCGAGGAGCGCATCGAGGAGAACGGCTACAACAGCTACGCGTCGCTGCGctggcgccgccggggccgccccatGTTCCTCTCGCTCGACAGCCGGGGCAGGCCCCGGCGAGGGCGCGCGACGCGGCGCCAGCACCTCTCCACCCACTTCCTCCCCCTGCTCGTCGCCTGA
- the FGF22 gene encoding fibroblast growth factor 22 isoform X3 gives MAPSLRLLSHPSSPRGRSRHPRPRRVRAQEPGGVPAQAVLPCARRHHGDPVGTRRRRGHPSGAHRLLPGHEPAGEALRLEGVQPQLRVRGAHRGERLQQLRVAALAPPGPPHVPLARQPGQAPARARDAAPAPLHPLPPPARRLSPAPGQPALGFVFIGGKKGGKRVILYMYISIFLLFIVLFKCMVETERTEVEANALDPACSHAGTWHCWDAALPHPAEQSRHGAARAARSPLRQLPSSRLRLQQPNRAGVVLPTASLQGPGRGEAQRREGTETAGPGRAGRLRLSCVQALAEIKATFTLQKGERVWELRLLGLARVATGPFSTIAASSDSPGVAVAATGIGPGPGPGHPRPNLPPGSTGVAFPAAQSREQGEGRGSPGFAGRGWVEAHA, from the exons ATGGCTCCGTCCCTCCGTCTGCTCTCGCATCCCTCGTCTCCCCGCGGCCGCTCTCGGCACCCCCGGCCTCGCCGCGTTAGGGCGCAGGAGCCTGGCGGGGTCCCGGCTCAGGCGGTGCTCCCCTGTGCCCGCAGGCATCATGGAGATCCGGTCGGTACGCGTCGGCGTCGTGGCCATCCGAGCGGTGCACACCGGCTTCTACCTGGCCATGAACCGGCGGGGGAGGCTCTACGGCTCG aAGGAGTTCAGCCCCAACTGCGCGTTCGAGGAGCGCATCGAGGAGAACGGCTACAACAGCTACGCGTCGCTGCGctggcgccgccggggccgccccatGTTCCTCTCGCTCGACAGCCGGGGCAGGCCCCGGCGAGGGCGCGCGACGCGGCGCCAGCACCTCTCCACCCACTTCCTCCCCCTGCTCGTCGCCTGAGCCCGGCTCCCGGCCAGCCAGCCCTCGGGTTTGTctttataggaggaaaaaaagggggaaaaagggttattttatatatgtacatatctatttttttgctatttattgttttatttaaatgcatgGTGGAGACCGAGAGGACAGAGGTCGAGGCGAACGCGCTGGACCCAGCCTGCAGCCACGCGGGGACCTGGCATTGCTGGGACGCAGCTCTCCCGCATCCCGCGGAGCAGAGCCGGCACGGAGCAGCCCGGGCAGCGCGCTCGCCCCTACGCCAGCTGCCATCGTCTCGCCTTCGCCTGCAGCAGCCCAACCGCGCGGGTGTCGTGCTGCCAACAGCATCACTGCAAGGGCCGGGACGGGGCGAAGCCCAGAGGCGGGAAGGGACAGAGACGGCGGGGCCGGGACGTGCTGGAAGGCTGCGTTTGTCTTGTGTCCAAGCACTTGCGGAAATTAAAGCCACGTTCACGCTGCAGAAGGGGGAGCGAGTCTGGGAGCTGCGCTTGCTTGGGCTGGCCCGGGTGGCCACCGGCCCTTTCTCAACGATTGCAGCGTCGAGCGACTCGCCTGGGGTTGCTGTTGCAGCCACCGgcatcggccccggccccggccccggccaccCCCGCCCAAACCTACCCCCGGGAAGCACCGGGGTGGCCTTTCCCGCGGCACAAAGCAGGGAGCAGGGCGAAGGCAGGGGAAGCCCCGGCTTCGCTGGACGTGGCTGGGTGGAAGCACACGCGTGA
- the FGF22 gene encoding fibroblast growth factor 22 isoform X5, translated as MRRGGPAALAACLAGALAVLAGPGLGPGSVAWGGRRPPRSYSHLEGDVRWRRLFSATRFFLCIDGGGGVEGTRWRERPGSIMEIRSVRVGVVAIRAVHTGFYLAMNRRGRLYGSTERTEVEANALDPACSHAGTWHCWDAALPHPAEQSRHGAARAARSPLRQLPSSRLRLQQPNRAGVVLPTASLQGPGRGEAQRREGTETAGPGRAGRLRLSCVQALAEIKATFTLQKGERVWELRLLGLARVATGPFSTIAASSDSPGVAVAATGIGPGPGPGHPRPNLPPGSTGVAFPAAQSREQGEGRGSPGFAGRGWVEAHA; from the exons atgaggcgcggcggccccgccgccctggcCGCCTGCCTCGCCGGGGCGCTCGCCGTGCTGGCGGGACCGGGGCTGGGACCGGGCAGCGTCGCCtggggcggccggcggcccccgcggagcTACAGTCACCTGGAAGGCGACGTGCGCTGGCGGCGGCTCTTCTCCGCCACCCGCTTCTTCCTGTGCatcgacggcggcggcggcgtggagGGGACGCGCTGGAGGGAGCGGCCGGGCA GCATCATGGAGATCCGGTCGGTACGCGTCGGCGTCGTGGCCATCCGAGCGGTGCACACCGGCTTCTACCTGGCCATGAACCGGCGGGGGAGGCTCTACGGCTCG ACCGAGAGGACAGAGGTCGAGGCGAACGCGCTGGACCCAGCCTGCAGCCACGCGGGGACCTGGCATTGCTGGGACGCAGCTCTCCCGCATCCCGCGGAGCAGAGCCGGCACGGAGCAGCCCGGGCAGCGCGCTCGCCCCTACGCCAGCTGCCATCGTCTCGCCTTCGCCTGCAGCAGCCCAACCGCGCGGGTGTCGTGCTGCCAACAGCATCACTGCAAGGGCCGGGACGGGGCGAAGCCCAGAGGCGGGAAGGGACAGAGACGGCGGGGCCGGGACGTGCTGGAAGGCTGCGTTTGTCTTGTGTCCAAGCACTTGCGGAAATTAAAGCCACGTTCACGCTGCAGAAGGGGGAGCGAGTCTGGGAGCTGCGCTTGCTTGGGCTGGCCCGGGTGGCCACCGGCCCTTTCTCAACGATTGCAGCGTCGAGCGACTCGCCTGGGGTTGCTGTTGCAGCCACCGgcatcggccccggccccggccccggccaccCCCGCCCAAACCTACCCCCGGGAAGCACCGGGGTGGCCTTTCCCGCGGCACAAAGCAGGGAGCAGGGCGAAGGCAGGGGAAGCCCCGGCTTCGCTGGACGTGGCTGGGTGGAAGCACACGCGTGA